A portion of the Gigantopelta aegis isolate Gae_Host chromosome 10, Gae_host_genome, whole genome shotgun sequence genome contains these proteins:
- the LOC121383715 gene encoding uncharacterized protein LOC121383715 produces MVAQKHCTNYDAEVQTLIHAAHIISTREENCSHVVFLTNALSALQAFENNKLDRISEALHPISSVNQVVLQWIPAHCGIPGNENADSLAKLGAATELEDNWVTHEEMKSHIKSLYRPPKQTNDYYLLYRQEQVNIFRLRTGHNRMNQHMHKRFRLVPSSMCSCGEAGQTTEHVIQDCINLQQLRETT; encoded by the exons ATGGTTGCTC AGAAACACTGCACAAACTATGATGCAGAGGTTCAGACTCTCATTCATGCTGCCCACATCATCAGCACCAGAGAGGAGAACTGTTCACATGTCGTCTTTCTGACAAATGCTCTCTCTGCCCTCCAGGCTTTTGAAAACAACAAGCTTGATAGAATTTCAGAAGCCCTACATCCTATCAGCAGTGTCAACCAAGTCGTGTTACAATGGATCCCCGCTCACTGTGGCATACCAGGAAATGAAAATGCAGACAGTCTGGCAAAACTGGGTGCAGCTACAGAACTGGAGGATAACTGGGTGACACACGAAGAAATGAAATCCCATATTAAATCTCTTTATAGACCTCCCAAACAAACCAATGATTATTACCTGTTGTACCGTCAGGAACAGGTCAACATTTTCCGACTAAGGACTGGACACAACAGGATGAACCAGCATATGCATAAGAGGTTCCGGCTTGTACCTTCTTCCATGTGCTCCTGTGGAGAAGCAGGACAGACGACTGAACATGTCATCCAAGATTGCATAAACCTACAGCAGCTGAGGGAGACTACCTGA
- the LOC121383970 gene encoding E3 ubiquitin-protein ligase MIB2-like → MEDGPTPLHIAAINDHTETAQILIKQGADVNVKDKKKESSPLHLACSHAYLGAAKILVDAGADVNMGDVDKNTPLHVVMRSSEVKVDLDEGLMGDLLKDLVKKTAGSTQSRVKLATFLLEHGADINARNKDDKTPIDICTVKTLKKAVVNFKKESSKPAPAFMNTLLCSKCFTRTAEITLLPCNHKMTCRDCHTRISTCPLCGSEVIKAVDSDAVEIAEMPSLDLD, encoded by the exons ATGGAAGACGGACCCACTCCTCTCCATATTGCAGCGATAAACGATCACACAGAAACAGCACAGATACTTATAAAACAG GGAGCAGATGTGAATGTCAAGGACAAGAAAAAAGAATCAAGTCCCTTGCATCTCGCTTGCTCTCATGCCTATTTGGGTGCAGCTAAAATCCTCGTGGACGCAG gAGCCGATGTTAACATGGGCGATGTTGACAAGAACACACCTCTGCATGTGGTGATGAGGTCGTCTGAAGTAAAAGTTGACTTGGATGAAGGTTTAATGGGAGATTTA CTGAAGGATCTGGTGAAAAAAACTGCTGGCAGTACTCAGAGTCGTGTTAAACTAGCCACCTTCCTGTTGGAACACGGAGCAGACATCAATGCCAGAAACAAAGACGACAAAACGCCAATCGATATTTGTACAGTCAAGACGTTGAAAAAAGCCGTTGTAAATTTTAAGAAAGAAag CAGTAAACCTGCCCCTGCGTTCATGAACACTCTGCTGTGTTCCAAGTGTTTCACACGCACCGCTGAGATCACGCTGTTGCCATGCAACCACAAGATGACGTGCAGAGACTGTCATACGAGGATATCTACTTGTCCACTTTGTGGCAGCGAGGTCATAAAAGCTGTTGATTCAG atgccgtggagattgcggAAATGCCATCCCTCGACTTAGACTGA